The genomic segment ggctgcttggggtgGCCGCCTGTGGGTAAAACCGGGAAAAAtctgccatttggcgttttttttctttcttttctgcagTTTCATGCCCATAGAAATCCACACCATtttttgaaattgggcggaatttagcgcctcttggcagtttttgagcaccttttgggcgggatttgatcagacacatctggcaacactgtacaccacactacactacactacactacgcctgCCGCACTGTGGGAACGCCGGACAAACACGGGGCAGGCACGTTCATGTGACGATCCCCTGAGTCGCTCttaactccttctctctctgtctgtctgtctgtctgtctgtctgtctgtctgtctgtctgtctgtctctcactctgtctgcccccgtctctctctctctctcattgtctgtctgtctgttgctgtctctctctctgtctcccccgtttttttctctctctctctgtcccccccatctctcactctccgcccccatctctctctctctgtgtccccccatctctctctctttctctctctctctctgtctgtccagctCACTTAGACACTGACGCATTTGCACATCCCCCACACCTGCACTcctgcacacgcacccgcacgcacgcacacacttttaaaGCTATTTAAAAACGGGCAAGCACATTATAAAATGTTGgacatgcatatactgtagacGCAGTGTATACGCAGACTCTCTCCTACATCGATAAATCATCCACAAAGAGAGTAACAGTGCATATTTCCTATAAATATTTCACTGCACACTATGTGAGTCATGTAAAGTAAGATGAAAACGACACCTGAACGCTGGCTTCATTTCACTAAACAATGTCACTACATTTAGGCTAGCCATTTTCTgtgcaaaaaaaatataaaacttGTGTTCAGGATGTTTCTCCAGCATTTATTACCAAAGGAGCCATGGAGTTGTTTGGACTTATTATGAGTAAGTCTTACTCAGAGAAATATAGTCTCTTACTAAGAGAAAACGCGTTCACAATGACATAcatttataaaaatatatttattgtaCATTTTCAAATGACATAATTCAGGGTGCATTATATATGACATAACCCAAGTGCCACAGGCACAAACCAATAATTAACCAAAAAGGTTTAGAGTACACATGCTTCATGAGCTTACAACTGAACTCCACAGGAGTCATGGCTAGAGCATCTATAAGATGTACTGCAGTCTTCAGGTGACACATGCACCTCACATGGCAGATGTAGAGAACAATGCACTCGACATTCAACATCATTCTGCTGCACATCAGCAATAACAAAGAATATGATCTTTCGACACGAAATACAGACAGTCTTTttgatgtctttttttgtttgtttgttttgttttaccagGGTCTCCAGACAGACTTCTTAGTGACTGAGAGTTGCTTCACCAGAGCCTGGTGGTCGtgttgaggagaggggaggactggGGACACTGGAGAGAAGTCCGTGGGCACGGTGATGCTCGGAGTCTGGACACCGTGACAGTTGTTACGGAGGGAAGAGGAGTAGTCCATCTCAGCTTTGACCGGCAGGAGGCTGAGGACTCCTCTCCAGCACTGCGAGTAGCCGTCGCTgtgggcctgctgctgctgctgctgctgagggccGCGGCCGCTGCCGGCCTGGCTGTGGCACTGCAGCAGCTGCTGCTTCAGGAAGAGCACGGTCATCTCCAGGATGTCGGCTTTCTCCAGCTTGGCGTTGGGGTCCTGCTTGTGGAACTCCTTCTCCAGCATGGCCTTGAGCTGCTCGATGCTGTTGTTGATGCGATCCCGACGCATCTTCTCCACCGCTGGCTTTCTCAGCTAAAAattgaggaaaggagaaaaaaaatgatgagtGTCATGGTCTTAAGTTCAAGtcacaaggtttttttttgtttgtttttttaaagcagaAAATGCTTTGTGCTGAATAATGTTATTAAGGCTTTAACTTACTTTGTGTTTTTCCTTGTTGGAGAGCTCAGAATTGGCAAAGTCAACGCTGATGGAAGGAGCCATTCTAGCAGAGTGGGAGAGCTCCtgagtgagtgtgtctctgtgtgtgtctctgtgttgctgGTGCTGTCAGAGGAAGGCCAGTGGTCTGTCACCAGAGCCTCACTCCCCTATTTATAGGGTCTCATTAGCATAACAAAGCCAAGCATCCTGGGCAAGACCTGCTTTCCCACACTCTCACTGGCCAGGGTTTTGAGGTggccaaaacaaaaataaatctaCTACACACATTCCTCAATAAATCTGTCTAGGATTTACACACACGCCCCTCACCAACACACAAGCCCCTATTCACTATCTAGTAACAAATTGATGAAGAGCGTGGTGTGTGAAAACAAATATTTCTTCTCTTCTATGGGTCATGAATAACTGTGATCACTGTTTGTCATTTTTGTTTGGAGCAGTAATGCCATGAAAGATGGCCAACAGACATTTATTACTGATAAAAGCAATGCTGTAGTAGAATTGGAGATGAGGTTCATTGATGGTTTACAAGTAGGCTactcaaacagacaaacacagacgcagGCTTGGTGAggacacacaagttgttttattaCCTGGGAACCTTCCCACTGCCGATAAGACTCTTGTGGATAGTAAATACAGGCAGAGCAGCGAGCTACAGCTTTGACTTGCCTCATCAGAACAGGGCATCTGTTTACAAAGCATTCGTATGGCAGCTGCTGTACATTTTAATGTATCTCAGTTTGCTTGTGCAGCAGGGAGATGATGTCTTCAGTAAGCTGACAGAGAATTGCACTCATGAGTCTAAACGTTGAGCATGTGCCTATGGAATATGGCCTACAGTTGAATGTAGAACTAGCACAGACATGACATACTACATTTCAGAGATACATTAAAAGTAGTGTATATATAATTGCACACGTGAATAGTGACAATAAgacattctattgtattctattcaatACTGGCAtcagacataggctactgtgAATGGCTCAGAAGAACTTTTCGAGAGGAGAATAAATAGCCTGCATAAATATCTAttccattctgttctgttctgttctgttctgttctattctattctattctattctattctattctattctattctagcatGTGAATGGTTCCATGCGCAAAAAATCTAATGCGTCATGTGAATGGTTCCATGCGCAAAAGGCATAATGCTTGACGCATTAGGCTTTTTGCGCATGGAACCATTCACATACCAGAATAAAATCCAACAATTTGCTGGTGCATCATATTTCACCTGCAAGGGGGGTAGCACAGGCATAATTGAAACCTGTTTGGTGTTTGTAGCCTATGCCATGTCAACTACTGATAACTGTAGACCAATGTAATTTAGGTAGCAAACATATTGAGATTTGAGATTAAGTCACACAGAACTAAACGGTGATCTGAGAAAACATCAATAGACATCCATGCTGAGGAGAAACGCGTGGAATAAAGTAAACTGACGGCTTGTCAAACACCTCTGTCTGGTAGACTAGTTTAATTGCCTGAGAACGTGTGTCGACGTTTCCCATGGAAGGTATCTCACGTAAGGCTTTTTTATGACTTTTGGATCAAAGTCCTGAAGCGTGTCTGGGGAACTTTATTACCTGGTCATTGCATGGCAGCGCGGACTGTGTCTGTCCCAGCAGGTGTTAGGTGCTTCTCAGTGGCTCGTGTCATTGTTTTCCCACACCGACAGAGGAAGCAATCCCACACGTTTTAGGGGACCCGGACACAATCATAAAACATATATTGCCACCATTGGCTGCAATTCGGTAGTTAGCCTAGGCTAGACTGTGGGAAGATTTAAGGTGTTGTGGATCAGATTGCTGTTCGGAGGTATAAATACCTCGAGCAACACTTGGGAGCCTACCCTCACAGACACCGACGGCGGCGAGAGCGCACACTACGATGGCATCGCAAGAGTGCAAAATGGACTCTTCAAATGAGTCAATTCCATCCTTGTTCGCTCGAGACAACATTAAGGTAATTTAGATGACCCTGACTATTTGAATGTTTGTGGCTGAACCAATTATCATAGACGTGCAAGGACTGTAGCCTATTTGGATTCCAATAACGTGTCTTTCTTTTCTCCATTTTGCAGTTTCGCAAAATAATCATTGAAAAAATACGAAGGGACCGAATCAACAACAGTATTGAGGAGCTGAGGACTTTACTTCAAACGCATCAGACGGCAGAGCAGAATCCGGACAGGCTGGAGAAAGCTGACATTTTGGAGCTGGCTGTGCGATTCCTGAAGGAACAGGCATCATCAAAGTCTAACGAAAGTTACCACTGCGGCTTCTCACATTGCCTGCAAGAAACACTTCGTCACCTGTCGTTACACGCGCCACTGCAACCTGCGGCACGAGAGCAGATCAAGCGCTTTTACGTGCGTCAAAAAGTGAGCATGAGCACGCGCCTGCCTTCAGAGTCGCGCCCGCAGTTCTACATGCCGTCAAAGCGACATCCAACGTGGAGAGCGCGAAAAGCCCTGTGGCGACCATGGTAACAGGATGCCTAGgctcagggaagcagacagggagggcaaaggggtaacatgtcccgggcccagggagacaggggccccagaaatgggtcaTCAATACATTGTTCAGTGTCAGATTTGGgattctttcagatgactttgtcccgggcccagccaaatctgtcagcggccctgcctaggAAGTGGTCTGCTACTCCATGACGTGTTGAGGTGCAACAGACATTTAAGCTCCTGTATACTGTCAAACCTATGAGGATTTCTTCAGCCTGTTCATGACTTCACTATCCTGCATCTGTGACAAGAAGTTGGACTGAATTCATTCTCTCTATTAAGGTTTTTGCCTTTTGTAAAGGCGTTGTGTGACATGCCCCCAGATAAAATTCAGCAATGATTGTTTTTAAATCATGTTGTATTGAAGACACTTATTAAACATTCCTCATATTTAATTATTTGTTTCTTATCTATTTTCTGCCATTCAAATGACTTTAATTTTTATTAACCCACCCCATCACTAACTGAAAGTGTAAACCTATAGGCCCGATTGGcttttgaagggacactgtgtgagatttttagttgtttatttccagaattcatgctgcccattcactaatgctacctttttcatgaatacttaccaccaccatcaaattctaagtaggcctattcattatgactggaaaaattgcactttttatagatgtaaagggggatcttctccatggtccgccattttacatttccaaaaatagccatctttagctgcaaaaatgactctacttggaccatactagaaaatatttgtttattacttagtaaatgtttATGTAAATATAatatttggcgatagccaacccagtttcaatgagcagcatagttgcagtaccttttttgaccatttcctgcacagtgtacctgatTCTTACCATGATggtagtgaggcatgggaacgcccccacgtgacgtagccgaacgcagccagatgatgtaaatcaggctaacacagtgtccctttaaacaagcaaaatgtgtgtgttttttaagacAAACTTCAGACAAAAGATAATGTGATTGACACAAACGTTTATTTGGTGTTTAGCATATCTCACCAATGAGACA from the Engraulis encrasicolus isolate BLACKSEA-1 chromosome 14, IST_EnEncr_1.0, whole genome shotgun sequence genome contains:
- the LOC134463015 gene encoding transcription factor HES-5-like, producing the protein MAPSISVDFANSELSNKEKHKLRKPAVEKMRRDRINNSIEQLKAMLEKEFHKQDPNAKLEKADILEMTVLFLKQQLLQCHSQAGSGRGPQQQQQQQAHSDGYSQCWRGVLSLLPVKAEMDYSSSLRNNCHGVQTPSITVPTDFSPVSPVLPSPQHDHQALVKQLSVTKKSVWRPW
- the LOC134463016 gene encoding transcription factor HES-5-like, translating into MASQECKMDSSNESIPSLFARDNIKFRKIIIEKIRRDRINNSIEELRTLLQTHQTAEQNPDRLEKADILELAVRFLKEQASSKSNESYHCGFSHCLQETLRHLSLHAPLQPAAREQIKRFYVRQKVSMSTRLPSESRPQFYMPSKRHPTWRARKALWRPW